TAGGTTCCCTCAAGTGGTTTTATCGGCAAACAAAACCCTTGGGCAGAAGCGGCAAACTGCCAGTATTGCTGTTACATGGAATACCCTCCCAAAGCTTCAGCTGGACACAAGTAATGCCAGCATTAGCCGATAAAGGATACACAAGTATCGCCCCAGATTGGATTGGTTGTGGTTTTTCCGCTAAACCAGACCGTCGGGACTTTGCTTACACGCCAGAGGCTTTTCTGCAAGCTTTAACTGATTTCATTGAAAAGCTGGAATTAGAAAAATTTTCTTTGGTTGGGCAAGGATTTTTGGGTTCTGTGGGCATTCAATACGCTCTACGTCATCCTGAAAAAATTGAACGTTTGGCAATTGTGGGCGCTCCTGTGTCTCCAGAAGCTAAATTACCTTGGAAATTACAACAGTTGGGATTGCCGTTTGTGGGTGATATGCTGACCCAAGACCCTCTGTTGGTTGACCGAACTTTAGAAGGCGGCAGCGGTTATGCTATCTCAGACGAAGATTTAGATGTCTATCGCCGTCCTTTTTTGAAAAGTTCTGATGCGGGTCGAAGTTTGTTAGCAACGGTAAGAAACCTGCAAATACCGCAAATCGGAGCCGAAATCGCCACTGGATTGCAGAACTGGGAACAACCAACTTTGATTGTTTGGGGGATGAAAGACCCTTGGTTGCCTGTTTCCCAAGCCGA
This Phormidium ambiguum IAM M-71 DNA region includes the following protein-coding sequences:
- a CDS encoding alpha/beta fold hydrolase encodes the protein MTTNEEIIEVGSLKWFYRQTKPLGRSGKLPVLLLHGIPSQSFSWTQVMPALADKGYTSIAPDWIGCGFSAKPDRRDFAYTPEAFLQALTDFIEKLELEKFSLVGQGFLGSVGIQYALRHPEKIERLAIVGAPVSPEAKLPWKLQQLGLPFVGDMLTQDPLLVDRTLEGGSGYAISDEDLDVYRRPFLKSSDAGRSLLATVRNLQIPQIGAEIATGLQNWEQPTLIVWGMKDPWLPVSQAEQLKAAMPNAELVKIEEAGHYPQEHCSEKVSDALIGFLRR